One Pirellulales bacterium DNA window includes the following coding sequences:
- a CDS encoding DUF2312 domain-containing protein — translation MSIAEHETANVAAVAVDELVSVIERVERLEQKKSSIAADIRDVFVEAKGAGFDVKAIREIIKIRKLDPHKREEQETLLDVYKRALGMADDVEERDEAA, via the coding sequence ATGAGCATCGCAGAGCACGAGACCGCGAATGTGGCCGCAGTAGCCGTTGACGAACTCGTGTCGGTGATTGAAAGGGTGGAACGGCTGGAGCAGAAAAAGTCGTCCATCGCGGCCGATATTCGCGACGTGTTCGTGGAGGCAAAGGGGGCCGGTTTTGACGTCAAGGCCATCCGCGAAATCATAAAAATCCGGAAACTAGACCCACACAAACGCGAGGAGCAGGAAACCTTGCTCGACGTGTACAAGCGCGCGTTGGGCATGGCTGACGATGTGGAGGAACGAGACGAAGCCGCCTGA